One genomic region from Anthonomus grandis grandis chromosome 1, icAntGran1.3, whole genome shotgun sequence encodes:
- the LOC126741079 gene encoding 60S ribosomal protein L30, whose amino-acid sequence MVAQKKQKKAIESINSRLALVMKSGKYCLGYKQTLKTLRHGKAKLIIIANNTPSLRKSEIEYYAMLAKTGVHHYTGNNVELGTACGKYFRVCAMSITDPGDSDIIRSMPSGDASQ is encoded by the exons ATGGTTGCccaaaagaagcagaaaaaagCTATTGAAAGCATTAACAGCCGTCTGGCTTTGGTAATGAAATCTGGAAAGTATTGTCTAGGATACAAACAAACTTTAAAA actCTTAGGCATGGCAAAGCAAAGCTTATAATCATTGCCAACAACACTCCATCTTTAAGGAAATCAGAGATTGAGTACTACGCCATGTTAGCCAAAACTGGTGTCCATCACTACACTGGAAACAATGTGGAATTAGGCACTGCCTGCGGTAAATACTTCAGGGTGTGCGCCATGTCCATTACTGATCCTGGCGACTCTGATATCATAAGGTCAATGCCTTCTGGTGATGCCTCACAATAA